The following is a genomic window from bacterium.
CCGCATGGAGTTTTCCCGCTCCGAGGGATGCAAGGTTTTTCACGACGTTGCCGGCCGCGCCGGGGCTATGACGGACGCCGGTGACCTGATGGGCGGTTTTACCGGTTTCGATGCTTATTTCCGTACGCGCCGGATCGACATCGAGATACTTGTCGAGAAAAAAATCCCCGATAACGGCTATCCGGCAGCCGGGGAACCGGTCGATCAGATGGTTGAGCCGTTCGGGTGTCAGGAGATTCTGTCTGTCTGTAGCAGGACTCATCGATATCTCTGATTTCATGGTGAAAAGACGGCGCCGGTTTACGAATCTCCCGCGGAGACGGTCGTGAGCCGCCGTTGCTCTCTGAGCAGGAATATTCCCATAATCAGCAGGATAATATAATTGGCGATGCCAACTGCCGCGAGCAGGTGAAACGGGGTGTCGTGGTACAACAGTATCAGCACGATCTGGAACACCATTCCGGACAGAAGAATGGGAATAAAACCGGCCCTGTGCTGCGCAAGGAAGTAGTTAGCGGTAATATAAATGATCGAAACCGGCATGATTACGATGCCTACAGCTCTTACGAGGTTTTCGGCGCCAGGAATGTATTTGCCGACCATGATTATTTTTATGACGAAATCCGGTGAAATCAGTGAGACCAGTATTCCGACGGACGAAAGACCGACCGTGACGACAAGGCTTCTGGCAAGATAGACAAACGGATTCCGGTTGAGGCTTTTTTCTTCGGATACATACGGAAACATAATCATGATGATTCCCGTAAGGGTGAAAAACGCCTTTCCGACCTTGGCCGCGCATGCATAAGCATTAACAGCCGTATCGCCTGCGTAAAAACGGTTTGCGAATACCATATCTATACTTCGGAGAACGGTAACACAGAAGAGCGTAACCGCAATGGGAAGAACGAAACCATATGCGCGGCTGAAGTCCGATCTGTCAAGTTCCTGTTCCGGAATTCCGAAAACATCACGCGACCATACGTATGCAAGACACACGATGAGTGCAACCGCTCCGATAAGTGCGGTCATGATACCGTTCAGTCCTTTTCCCAGAACGTACAATCCTGTGACACCGGCGGAGAATCTCAAAATTCCCCAGATAAGGGCAAGCAGCCCGAAGATATAGAACTTTTTTAATCCCTGGATTGTTCCGAGCAGTACGGGAAACGGTATGTAACATCCGATGATAATCATGAGGAGTATGACCGGCACGGTGCTTCCGATATGAATGATACGGGCGATAAAACCCGAAGCGGCCAGACCGACGGCCATGATGGCTATGCCTATCGCGCCTATATACATAAAAGAGCGTTTGACAAACGACCGGGCCTGACCCTTTTTCCCGGTAGCCATGAGAGCCGAGACTTCCTTGCTCACCATGAGCTGGATGCTTACAAGCGGCACCGTGATTATGAAGAACACATTGAAAAGAGTCTCGAAAATCCCGAAGCCGTCGCCCGGGAGCCGTGCCACAACTCCGTTGAATCCAAGCTCGAATGCCATGCCCGCGGCGTTGAGAAGAATAAATACTCCACTACTGGTGAAAAAGCCTCTGTGAGAGACGGGGCTGTGTGTACTCACCGGTTATTCCTTATTAAAAAAGAACTCTTTTATAAACTGTCCGGTAATACTGATAAAAAATGCGAAAACTAATATAATAAGTCTTTATTGAGTATCCTAATGGTATGCATTTATTATTTCAGTAAAAACATGAAGTTTTATACATCTATTGATTTATCCGAACCGGGCATAGACATCGCCGAAAATTGTTTTGTCGGGCAGCGAGAGGAGGAGACTCTGCATCTCCCGGGCGTTAATCCATTGAGACTGTGCAAGACACATTGTCTCTCCTGTCGAATAATTGAATTCGACTGCGCCTAGGCTGTCGAGATGGTCTATCGAATCGAGAGCGGAGGTTATGAATTCGGGGGTAAATTCGAAGGAGATTATTCCGGCCGGTCCGGACAATCCCTTCATGACGCTCGATTCGTAACCCTCGACATCGATTTTGGTGAAAGCCGGGGTGCCGTGTTTTTCGATGAGACGGTTAAAAGTCGTGATCGGTACCTTTTCGGTTCTATCCCAGCTGTACGATGAAAAACGGCCACTCTCTTTTACCCGGTCTATCCATTCCCGTGAGAGCGAGGAGATGGTGGAAGCATTGCTGACCAGAAGTTCGGCTTCGCCCTCGACCTCTCCGACAGCAGCGGGAACTATTGTAATTCGTGGATTATTTCCGAATTTTCTTTTCAGTTTTTCCACACATGCCCCTTGCGGTTCCACAGCGACAACCCGTGCGCCGAGCTCAAGAAATACTTCTGACCTGTTCCCGATGTTGGCTCCGATATCGAAGCATATATCATCTTCATGAATGAATTCCGCATAGAATGCTTTCATCGCTTTCCTGCGGTGACGGTATGCAGGATTGAGCGGTGTCAGCAATTCCGCTATTGACTTGAGCGGCGTATACAGTTTTAATACATGAAGAAGCCTGATGATAGAATTCATTGATGATCCTTCCGTTGTTACAACAATTTAACCATGAAAAAACGCAATCGTACAGATAAAAGTCAAGATTCAATATGAAACGGAAGAGTTTTTTTTCGGAAACATATATGATAATGGATTATGGAGGGTGAAATGATCAAAAAGATTATATATCCCGGTATATCGAGCTGGTGAAACAGGAATAGCTGTAAGCCGTTATTGTGTCGGAGGACATTGTCTGAAGCGCTGATTACGCCGATAATGTGATTTCCCGGTCTTTTATTCCGGGAATCCGCCCTCGAAGGCAAATTCTTCAATCTTTTTACGGCTGTTCGGCGCTTCGCCCTTTCGGATGTCCTCGGGAAGGTCTTCATTTCTGCCCGGCCGGCCGACCGCGGCCATTGCCTCCACGGTATAACCATCGGGGATTCTGAGTTTTTCTTTAGCACGGTCGTAATCGAAACCCTGCATACCATGGACGACAAGTCCGTTTATGGAACCCTGGAGCGCCAGACTCATCCACGCCGCGCCGGTATCGTACGAATGGGTACGCGATGGTTTCCCGTTGAAATCGAAGGTGTTTTTGGAGATAACGACGATGAGAACCGCGGCATTTCCGGCCCACTTCCTGTTATAGTCGCTCAGGAGACCGTAGAACGTCTCCCAAGCGGGTGTCTCCCGTCTGGCATACAGGAACCGCCATGACTGGTTATTGTATGATGAGGGCGCCCAGCGCGCCGCCTCTAAAAGAGTCATGAGCTCCTCCTCGCCTATTGGTTCCCCGCTCAATGCCCGTGAGGACCACCGCTGCGGGAATATGAGGCTGACATCATGTTCTGGCGTTCTGTACCTCAAGATATCGGATTTCTCGATCATCGCATACCTCCGGAAAGGATTGCGTGTATTTGTAATTTCATTTTATATGGGGGCATGGTATTGCGCTTCATTTGAGTCCCGTAGCGATGAGGAAATGCCCGTGCCGCCTGTCGATGGTGCAGAGCGCATCCGAAAGACTTCCCCAGAGCGGCAGGTATCCCCGTGAAAACACCCGCACATTTCTGAAGCCGGTCTTTTCCAAGAGGTTTTTCAGTCCGCGGTATGCGAGGACGCGGACATGCCCGACCGTTCCGCTCACACCGGTATCCTGCCATGTGCTTATGAATTCCTCGTCTCGCGGCAGGTCGCTGTGCCAAATGAGGGGATTGCCCGCACTCCAGCCGTTTATGTTTGTGGTGGAAAAGGGCTGCCAGCCGAATACGAGCGCCCAGATATTCGCCCACGAAGCGAGGTTTTCGGTGAGAACGATGAGCCGCCCGTTTTCCCGCAGGCAGCGATAACTTTCCTCGAGATAAAGCCGTGTGTTGTGGAGGTGCTCGATGTTCTGGCTCGAGAGGATAAGGTCGAAAAAATCGTCCTCGAAATCCCATCTTCCGTTCAAATCCTGCCTGCTGCACCGGATTCCCCGTTTTTCGGCTTCCTGCCGGAATTCATCAACGTATTCAATGCCATAGAGTTCCTTCGCCTGAGCAATCTCAGCGAATTCCATGGTGAGCCTGCCGTCTCCGCATCCGACATCGAGGAATCGTTCCACAGCTCTTCCGCCTGCCAGTTTTTTCCCCAGCGTGTTGCACCGGTAAAGGCCGTCATTGAATGACTTCGGGGCTATATATTTCAGGAGTTTTCTCATGGCAGCAACAATTTTCCGCTTTTGATATTCCGTTCCTGATCGGGAAAAAATTCAAAGAGCATAGAATAAGGTTTATAACATTATATATAATATGTATCTCAGTGCATTTCGGTTCCGACACTGCCGATTCCCCTGCGGTAGTAATGGAAATGGACATTGGGATGATCGGCGAGGAGTGACATGGGTACCGAAGAATCGGGTATCTTTTTTGAAATCATGAATGCGGTGAGCCGTATACCGAAGGGATTGTCGTGGTTGCCAGCGTGCCAGATAGAAACCTTTTCAGCCTTCCATGTTTCCACCGGGCCCACCGATGCCGCCTGGGTCGGAACCATGGACACATTACCGCCGCCGGATGTCCGTGCGTTCTGAATGACCGTCATGGGATGGAGATCGACAATCCTCGTTCCGAGCCTGCGATACTCTTCGGGCGACGGCGGCTCGTCCCTGTGTGTACCTTTACGGGGCAGCGGATCGTTGAACGCCCAGTGTTTCACCTCTCCCTGGCCGCCCTGCATGACAACACAGCGGATATCGTCGAAACTTCTCGAATATGCCTCAAGGTCACGTGTCGGAAAGTGGAGATGGCTGTCGGGCATTCTGAGTGCGGGATCGATTCGGTCAAAACAGAGCTCCCTGTCGGCCTTTTCGAATGACAGGGGATGGGTTGGCGGAACGGGTCTGCCGTTCTCCACCCACTCGTCCATACCCCAGAAGTGCGCGTCGTGGAGTTTCATGCCGGTGCTGTTGACAATGCGGGCGACGAGGGGAAGCTGTTCGGTTGGACCGATGGGACCGCAGATACCTGCCGGATTGTCAGGGGTTGCCTGTTTCCATGCCTCGATGTACTCGAGCGCCTCGGCAAGATAAAATTCCTCGAGGGTATCGTAAAACGATACCCGAAAACCGGGCCGTGAAAGTTCAAGCAGATCCCCTGCTCGGAGCTTTACGACATCACCGATGATTTCAGGGTCGAGTGTTGTATAATCCCACCAGTCGGGTGCAACTTTACTGATCGGTCGAGCCATGAGTGCCTCCTGAGGCTTATTAAGATTCGAGTGATTGTTCGTATTCCGGGTCGGTATAACATGCTTCGGAGAGTATATCCGAAAGGGGATCGAAATCCTCTGCCGCAAAACCCCAGTGAGCGTGACGTCTCCATCCTTCGGCGTAACCGAAACGTCCCGACATGGAACCGAGCTCACGGGCGAACGATTCCATGAGCGTTATATAGGCACCGATTCCCTGCGACTCGTCAAGCCATTCTTTCTGGCTGCGATGCTGTGAAAGCATGTCACGTTTTTGCGCGAGAACTCCGGTAATGTCCACATACTGTCCGGGCCTGATACGTTTTCGCAGGCTGTCGCGGAGACCGTGCGGCATGGCGTGATAGAGCGCCACAGGGCCTGTATACGGATCGACGGG
Proteins encoded in this region:
- a CDS encoding FkbM family methyltransferase, whose product is MNSIIRLLHVLKLYTPLKSIAELLTPLNPAYRHRRKAMKAFYAEFIHEDDICFDIGANIGNRSEVFLELGARVVAVEPQGACVEKLKRKFGNNPRITIVPAAVGEVEGEAELLVSNASTISSLSREWIDRVKESGRFSSYSWDRTEKVPITTFNRLIEKHGTPAFTKIDVEGYESSVMKGLSGPAGIISFEFTPEFITSALDSIDHLDSLGAVEFNYSTGETMCLAQSQWINAREMQSLLLSLPDKTIFGDVYARFG
- a CDS encoding class I SAM-dependent methyltransferase, with translation MRKLLKYIAPKSFNDGLYRCNTLGKKLAGGRAVERFLDVGCGDGRLTMEFAEIAQAKELYGIEYVDEFRQEAEKRGIRCSRQDLNGRWDFEDDFFDLILSSQNIEHLHNTRLYLEESYRCLRENGRLIVLTENLASWANIWALVFGWQPFSTTNINGWSAGNPLIWHSDLPRDEEFISTWQDTGVSGTVGHVRVLAYRGLKNLLEKTGFRNVRVFSRGYLPLWGSLSDALCTIDRRHGHFLIATGLK
- a CDS encoding nitroreductase family protein produces the protein MIEKSDILRYRTPEHDVSLIFPQRWSSRALSGEPIGEEELMTLLEAARWAPSSYNNQSWRFLYARRETPAWETFYGLLSDYNRKWAGNAAVLIVVISKNTFDFNGKPSRTHSYDTGAAWMSLALQGSINGLVVHGMQGFDYDRAKEKLRIPDGYTVEAMAAVGRPGRNEDLPEDIRKGEAPNSRKKIEEFAFEGGFPE
- a CDS encoding glucosamine-6-phosphate isomerase, giving the protein MARPISKVAPDWWDYTTLDPEIIGDVVKLRAGDLLELSRPGFRVSFYDTLEEFYLAEALEYIEAWKQATPDNPAGICGPIGPTEQLPLVARIVNSTGMKLHDAHFWGMDEWVENGRPVPPTHPLSFEKADRELCFDRIDPALRMPDSHLHFPTRDLEAYSRSFDDIRCVVMQGGQGEVKHWAFNDPLPRKGTHRDEPPSPEEYRRLGTRIVDLHPMTVIQNARTSGGGNVSMVPTQAASVGPVETWKAEKVSIWHAGNHDNPFGIRLTAFMISKKIPDSSVPMSLLADHPNVHFHYYRRGIGSVGTEMH